The following proteins are encoded in a genomic region of Palaemon carinicauda isolate YSFRI2023 chromosome 19, ASM3689809v2, whole genome shotgun sequence:
- the LOC137658129 gene encoding ionotropic receptor 93a-like: MMNSLFVNLERDADGTRWRIYTGLPYSPQGQDVISHATWTPKRGLSLKKKGLLFPEKYDNYHGSTINITALPFPPHWIVEEKQDQDGTITETYKGTDAYLLQAIANVLNFTYQNVVVNTWLECEERVSERVAFLSPVYYVILPNRMELHDYTFTYEFMSPAICALKPTVKPQWEALYYPLANEVWGYTLIVIILVPIILMMGNRVGYTYNFQTKILSGVISEVLIGTLLSQPLTRRLPDHGSVRVLLLAWLIFAFILGAAYRGNLIASLTLSKSPERPETIDGINKAFDTVLMPPHGNEFKKFFEMPGSAQTFQELARRMVIGTKPLPGLQEALTGKVAYMDGRRFAAHHIALYFTNADGSTKLYMAREDVLAGMSAWAIPHDAPFQPQIDFLMMAAIEGGLYEKWNDDILAEARIESQRRQKKVQEQEQNEIEEGNTGDSKVKPFTLVHMQGPFMLFIIGLMASALAFVGETLVDKMM; the protein is encoded by the exons ATGGAGAATCTACACAGGCCTGCCCTATTCCCCTCAAGGCCAGGACGTTATTAGCCATGCTACGTGGACTCCAAAACGTGGTCTTTCTCTCAAAAAGAAAGGCTTACTGTTTCCAGAAAAATACGATAA CTATCATGGATCGACAATTAACATCACGGCTCTTCCCTTCCCTCCCCACTGGATCGTGGAGGAGAAGCAGGATCAGGATGGAACCATCACGGAGACTTACAAGGGAACAGACGCCTACCTCCTTCAGGCAATCGCTAACGTTTTGAACTTTACTTATCAGAACGTTGTGGTTAACACTTGGCTCGAG TGTGAAGAGAGGGTATCTGAAAGGGTAGCATTCCTGTCTCCAGTGTACTACGTCATCCTCCCCAACCGAATGGAACTCCATGATTACACCTTCACTTACGAATTTATGTCCCCAGCAATATGCGCTCTGAAGCCTACTGTTAAGCCACAGTGGGAGGCTCTCTATTACCCCTTAGCCAATGAGGTTTGGGGTTACACCCTGATCGTTATCATCCTGGTTCCAATTATTCTTATGATG GGCAACCGTGTAGGATATACCTACAATTTCCAAACGAAGATCCTAAGTGGTGTGATATCAGAAGTCCTAATAGGAACTCTGCTCTCACAGCCACTGACAAGGAGGCTGCCAGACCACGGCTCTGTACGCGTCCTTCTCCTCGCCTGGCTCATCTTCGCCTTCATCCTTGGAGCAGCTTATAGAGGCAACCTCATTGCTTCGCTCACTCTCTCTAAGTCTCCGGAGAGGCCAGAGACGATTGATGGGATCAACAAGGCATTTGATAC AGTACTCATGCCACCACACGGGAATGAGTTCAAAAAATTCTTCGAGATGCCTGGTTCAGCACAGACCTTTCAGGAACTTGCCCGCCGAATGGTTATAGGTACGAAACCCTTGCCGGGGCTTCAGGAAGCTTTAACGGGAAA GGTAGCTTACATGGACGGCAGACGTTTCGCTGCCCATCACATTGCCCTATACTTTACAAACGCCGACGGGAGCACGAAGTTATACATGGCCCGCGAGGATGTGCTGGCGGGCATGTCAGCTTGGGCAATACCTCACGACGCTCCGTTTCAGCCACAGATTGATTTCCTTATGATGGCTGCCATTGAG GGAGGACTCTACGAGAAATGGAACGACGACATCCTTGCCGAGGCAAGGATAGAGAGCCAACGTCGTCAAAAGAAAGTTCAAGAACAAGAACAGAATGAAATCGAAGAAGGGAACACGGGCGACAGTAAAGTCAAACCCTTTACGCTTGTACACATGCAAGGGCCCTTCATGCTTTTTATCATCGGGCTTATGGCTTCTGCCTTGGCCTTCGTTGGAGAGACCTTGGTCGATAAAATGATGTGA
- the LOC137658900 gene encoding probable glutamate receptor: protein MTRRSKTAQTSINERSKMIWMWLNGIRVRNISVSMGTSQGTVYRWIRRWREKGTLDSKSHYKYSLSFQPYSPSPYQSRPANSHSYDFYSRQCDSQAHTNRENYFAQMKTLIGSTRDRMEWVKLLFLTVATSFISQAVYVPPKGSNDLLLETSQPAGAVIDAYGSDGYMLITISDGSLHATSISKITSRFRLCFGIINFVFHPNEDMTSLTADVRKLHETSKYPHLIVASDNEKFLASVLGPLFQADLLAWTTKLLVITRLPIPRLEGVKGVLSRANAMVLVPYQQRNIKMCNIYFFIPYSYRPLQSAKWTEDQGLSYVENHPMFPEKFNRLIDGGHLQVAAEVFPPHTLPIATDRSKENKDNLFRGPMLGFVDDILTTSMNFTYTLRRPPDGAFGYSFPNGSWSGMIGLLVRKEIDFAIGPFNLIYARARVVDYTMPLMIDYGRIMARKGEAEIDPWGFFMPLSPTVWLGLLGAAIVIMALAYVMSRLLTELHDKVHSQYSMTNYLRILLGQNSEVASVKHWANSIIIGTWMIAMLVVMESYAGNLRSLLIVRYVPQPYHTVKAVVDDPKVTVLWEQDSAYKQLLYASTFGVFKQLADEGLEGKITFITTPEFYGGVDDQVSQGDHVLMIEDMTLKILLAYHFEKSGSCLFYLSRERFFPFLLVMTLQKHSPLTRSFNRRIVGITESGIYGSWLTQEFRKSISCMSQPTKILLSSNLDMSNLWGIFVVYAIGNILGGLTLLLEIAITSYAT, encoded by the exons atgaCCAGACGAAGCAAGACGGCCCAGACCAGCATCAACGAGCGGTCGAAGATGATCTGGATGTGGTTAAATGGAATCCGTGTCCGGAACATCTCCGTGTCAATGGGCACCAGTCAAGGAACAGTCTACCGCTGGATCCGGAGATGGAGGGAGAAAGGAACTTTAGACTCGAAATCTCATTACAAATACTCACTGAGTTTCCAGCCTTATTCACCTAGTCCTTATCAGTCCCGCCCGGCGAATTCTCACAGCTACGACTTTTATTCCAGGCAATGTGATAGCCAAGCCCACA CTAACAGAGAAAATTACTTCGCCCAAATGAAAACTCTTATTGGGTCA ACTCGAGACAGAATGGAATGGGTTAAATTGCTCTTCTTAACAGTGGCCACAAGTTTCATATCCCAAGCTGTTTATGTACCTCCAAAAG GTTCCAATGACCTACTGTTAGAAACTTCGCAGCCAGCGGGGGCGGTCATCGATGCATATGGCAGCGACGGATACATGCTCATTACCATATCCGATGGCTCACTTCACGCAACATCCATATCCAAG ATTACAAGTAGATTCAGATTATGTTTTGGCATTATTAATTTTGTATTCCATCCAAATGAAGACATGACTTCGTTAACAGCTGACGTGCGCAAG TTACATGAAACTTCAAAATACCCGCATCTCATCGTCGCCAGCGACAACGAAAAGTTTTTAGCGTCCGTCCTTGGACCCTTGTTCCAAGCAGACCTGCTAGCATGGACCACCAAACTCTTGGTGATCACCAGACTCCCGATACCTCGGTTGGAAGGTGTGAAGGGAGTACTCTCTCGTGCCAATGCCATGGTACTTGTCCCTTATCAGCAAAGAAATATCAAAAT gtgcAATATCTACTTCTTCATACCATATAGTTATCGGCCTCTACAATCTGCTAAATGGACAGAAGACCAAGGACTATCATACGTGGAAAATCACCCAATGTTTCCTGAGAAATTCAACAG GTTGATTGATGGCGGACACTTGCAAGTGGCTGCCGAAGTCTTTCCTCCACACACGCTGCCGATTGCAACTGACAGGTCGAAGGAAAACAAGGACAATTTATTTCGCGGTCCCATGTTGGGCTTTGTTGACGACATCCTGACAACTTCCATGAATTTCAC GTACACCTTAAGACGACCACCGGATGGCGCTTTTGGTTATAGCTTTCCAAATGGCTCCTGGAGTGGTATGATTGGATTACTGGTGCGAAAG GAGATTGATTTCGCCATTGGCCCATTTAACCTAATCTACGCCCGCGCTCGAGTCGTTGACTACACAATGCCACTTATGATCGATTACGGAAGGATCATGGCGCGAAAGGGCGAGGCTGAAATTGATCCTTGGGGATTTTTCATGCCACTTTCCCCAACCGTCTGGCTGGGGCTTCTCGGTGCAGCCATTGTGATCATGGCTCTCGCTTATGTGATGTCGCGTCTCTTAACAGAACTGCACGATAAAGTTCATTCTCAGTATTCAATGACAAACTATTTGAGAATATTGTTAGGCCAAA ATTCGGAGGTGGCTTCGGTGAAACACTGGGCCAATAGTATCATCATAGGCACTTGGATGATAGCTATGTTAGTGGTGATGGAGAGCTATGCTGGCAATTTAAGGTCTCTCCTTATTGTGCGCTATGTTCCACAGCCTTATCATACAGTCAAAGCTGTTGTCGACGATCCAAAAGTCACTGTCTTATGGGAACAAGATAGTGCATATAAGCAACTTCTTtac gCGTCTACTTTTGGTGTGTTCAAACAGCTGGCTGATGAAGGACTGGAAGGAAAGATCACATTTATCACAACACCCGAATTCTACGGAGGTGTAGATGACCAGGTATCACAGGGTGATCATGTTTTGATGATTGAGGACATGACTCTCAAGATTCTCTTGGCCTACCATTTTGAGAAATCAG GATCATGTTTATTCTATCTATCGAGGGAACGATTCTTTCCTTTTCTGCTTGTCATGACACTTCAGAAACACAGTCCTTTGACCAGATCATTTAATAGAAG